In Acinetobacter wanghuae, the sequence AATTAGAGGTGTCCGATGAGTATGAGTAAATCAGTAATCAATAAAGGTCTAAAACACGTATTAGAACCAAAGACCGTACATGCTGGATATATTGTAGATGAACGTGGTAATGAAGTTCAGATCACCACTTCCATGGTGCGTCATGTATGTCACCAATTATTAAAGCAATGTCGTACTGTTAAAAATTAATAGCGTATTGAACTAAAAATAAACAAATAAATAAAAGGGACTTCAAATGTCCCTTTTATTTGTTGAGCATGTGAGTGGCAAAAATGCTCAAGGTAATTTTTTAGTCAATTGCTGTTGGTTGCTCATGACACAATGCGATGTCTAACTGACTGCAACCAACTTTGGGGTTTGTTCGCCATCCACAATTTTTTCAAACCGTTGGATTTCATCTTCTAAATGCCCAAGCAAGTTTTGCATTTTTGGTAGGGCATTGCGACATGCGGTTAAACCCACTTCGAGCTTATCGAGGTAACTGGTCATGGTGATGTTCAATGCTTGACCGTCTAACACAATCGATGCAG encodes:
- a CDS encoding PA1571 family protein, yielding MSMSKSVINKGLKHVLEPKTVHAGYIVDERGNEVQITTSMVRHVCHQLLKQCRTVKN